In one Alphaproteobacteria bacterium genomic region, the following are encoded:
- a CDS encoding FecR domain-containing protein, with the protein MRCWKSMTAALVLAGLTALPPAQGAEMAGVAAGVTGSIQVARLTDTVGRDVVSGDEIFLGDSISSSADSQMQVLLLDETVFTIGPNSELVIDEFVYDPETNAGKVAAQVLKGAFRFTTGLVGQEDPDAVSIGTPLGTIGIRGTIVAGVVSGDRALVVLIGPGDEGATKERVGRIEVANDQGTVSISRSGYGTVLGADGPPSPPVAIPVETVNAILGAVGTDRQGRPRQASQSAAAETQEEGGDESVSEEDGGEESGDTQSAQSGSGSSAPSTASSSPSSTSGQTATRPASASPAATPVASTSLSGNIGGVNVAALAGSQIDVAVGGNDIATGNTATSSSNNDETEEVATSTNVVDGVTTISDLVSVTTGSASISGSGNMLNGATDVGDFNFTGTFNFGNQTAKFSMSAFWGASEGGAGANSGRLSINAGPEVYTKIFENGGERFSSFSDGDLKPFTEADDDVTLENATSATVNLRVRNVNGFVAGALDTDISVVDGGDTITGSATATR; encoded by the coding sequence ATGCGTTGCTGGAAATCGATGACCGCGGCCCTCGTGCTGGCAGGGCTGACCGCCCTTCCGCCGGCGCAGGGCGCTGAAATGGCCGGGGTCGCCGCCGGGGTCACCGGCTCCATCCAGGTCGCCCGGCTGACCGACACGGTCGGCCGCGATGTGGTCAGCGGGGACGAGATCTTCCTCGGCGATTCGATCTCCTCTTCCGCCGACAGTCAGATGCAGGTTCTGCTGCTGGACGAGACCGTCTTCACCATCGGCCCCAATTCGGAACTGGTCATAGACGAATTCGTCTATGACCCCGAAACCAATGCCGGCAAGGTCGCTGCCCAGGTCCTGAAGGGCGCGTTCCGCTTTACCACCGGGTTGGTGGGCCAGGAAGATCCGGATGCCGTCTCCATCGGCACGCCGCTGGGCACCATCGGCATTCGCGGCACCATCGTCGCGGGCGTCGTGTCCGGGGATCGGGCGCTGGTCGTTCTGATCGGGCCGGGGGACGAGGGCGCGACCAAGGAGCGGGTCGGCCGCATCGAAGTCGCCAATGATCAGGGCACCGTCTCTATCTCGCGCAGCGGCTACGGAACGGTCCTGGGCGCCGATGGCCCGCCCAGCCCGCCGGTCGCGATCCCCGTGGAAACCGTGAATGCCATTCTGGGCGCCGTCGGCACCGACCGCCAGGGCCGCCCGCGCCAGGCCTCGCAGAGTGCCGCTGCCGAAACGCAGGAAGAAGGCGGCGACGAGTCCGTATCCGAGGAGGATGGCGGCGAGGAATCCGGCGATACGCAATCGGCACAGTCCGGTTCCGGCAGTTCTGCGCCCTCCACCGCTTCGTCGTCACCGTCTTCGACCTCCGGCCAAACCGCGACCCGGCCCGCCTCAGCCTCCCCGGCGGCCACGCCTGTCGCTTCCACCAGCCTGTCCGGTAACATCGGCGGCGTGAACGTCGCCGCCCTTGCCGGGAGTCAGATCGACGTTGCGGTCGGCGGCAACGACATCGCCACCGGCAACACCGCCACCAGCAGCTCGAACAACGACGAAACCGAGGAGGTCGCGACTTCGACCAATGTTGTCGATGGCGTCACCACGATTTCCGACCTCGTCAGCGTGACGACCGGCTCGGCCTCCATTTCGGGGAGCGGCAACATGCTCAACGGTGCAACGGATGTTGGCGATTTCAATTTCACCGGAACTTTCAACTTCGGCAATCAGACCGCCAAATTTTCAATGAGCGCATTTTGGGGTGCAAGCGAGGGCGGAGCCGGCGCGAACAGCGGACGTTTGAGTATCAATGCAGGACCGGAAGTCTATACCAAGATCTTCGAAAATGGCGGCGAACGCTTCAGCAGTTTCAGCGACGGAGACCTGAAACCCTTCACTGAAGCCGACGATGATGTCACTTTGGAGAACGCCACCAGCGCAACTGTTAATCTGCGCGTTCGCAACGTGAACGGTTTCGTTGCAGGCGCCCTGGATACCGACATTTCGGTCGTTGACGGCGGAGACACCATCACCGGCAGCGCCACGGCGACGCGTTGA
- a CDS encoding Rrf2 family transcriptional regulator → MRLTKKLMFAIEAVLDIAYHASDLPVQSKEIADRQGIPRRYLEQVLQQLVHAEILRGVRGPRGGYRLAKERRRITVADIATVVHDMEGGRDPLTDPAGSELGHTVLRPIWQEIEDYAMERLSKTTIEDLCISAQRAGIESHSQNQFDFMI, encoded by the coding sequence ATGCGGCTGACCAAGAAACTGATGTTCGCCATCGAGGCGGTGCTCGATATCGCCTATCACGCCTCCGACCTGCCGGTGCAGTCGAAGGAGATCGCCGACCGTCAGGGCATCCCGCGCCGCTATCTGGAGCAGGTGCTGCAGCAGCTGGTCCATGCCGAAATCCTGCGTGGCGTGCGTGGTCCGCGCGGCGGCTATCGCCTGGCCAAGGAGCGTCGCCGCATTACCGTTGCCGACATCGCCACGGTCGTTCACGACATGGAGGGCGGCCGGGACCCGTTGACCGATCCAGCCGGCAGCGAGCTGGGCCACACCGTCCTGCGCCCGATCTGGCAGGAGATCGAGGACTACGCCATGGAGCGCCTGTCCAAGACGACCATCGAGGACCTCTGCATCTCCGCCCAGCGAGCGGGCATCGAAAGCCACTCCCAGAACCAGTTCGATTTCATGATCTAG
- the dut gene encoding dUTP diphosphatase, whose amino-acid sequence MSDTVSVRVQRLPHAEGLPLPAYGSAEAAGCDLVAAVTETVTLPPGGSAIVPTGLRIALPPGYEAQVRPRSGLAAKNGVTVLNTPGTVDSDYRGEVGVILINHGQADFAVERGMRIAQMVIAPVLQVAWQETADLDDTARGAGGFGSTGVN is encoded by the coding sequence ATGTCCGATACCGTTTCCGTCCGCGTCCAACGTCTGCCCCATGCCGAGGGTCTGCCGCTGCCCGCCTATGGCAGCGCCGAAGCCGCCGGCTGCGACCTTGTGGCGGCCGTGACGGAGACAGTGACCCTGCCCCCCGGGGGCAGCGCCATCGTGCCGACGGGCCTCAGGATCGCCCTGCCGCCCGGCTATGAAGCCCAGGTTCGCCCGCGTTCCGGCCTGGCGGCGAAGAACGGCGTTACCGTCCTGAACACCCCCGGCACGGTCGACAGCGACTATCGCGGCGAAGTCGGGGTCATTCTGATCAACCACGGCCAGGCCGATTTCGCGGTGGAGCGCGGCATGCGCATCGCCCAGATGGTGATCGCCCCGGTGCTTCAGGTGGCCTGGCAGGAAACCGCGGATCTGGACGACACGGCACGCGGCGCCGGCGGCTTCGGCTCCACGGGTGTGAACTGA
- the coaBC gene encoding bifunctional phosphopantothenoylcysteine decarboxylase/phosphopantothenate--cysteine ligase CoaBC produces the protein MTASHRIVLIVSGGIAAYKSLELIRRLRERGVAVRCVLTRGGAEFVTPLSLSALSEDKVYTDLFSLTDEAEMGHIQLSRQADLIVVAPASADILAKMAAGLADDIATTVLLATDKPVMVAPAMNVRMWDHPATQDNLATLKRRGVAFIGPEEGPMACGEFGYGRLSEPDTIATAILDALKKETISKPPLLAGRSALVTSGPTHEPIDPVRYIANRSSGKQGHAIAAALSALGARVTLVSGPTRLDDPHGVETIHVESAEDMLNACRRSLPVDVAVFAAAVADWRVEQAADSKLKKQEGSAPPPLALTENPDILKTVAGLPEGRPDLVVGFAAETGSVVEKAVAKRARKGCDWIVANDVSTGSGTFGGDENQVHLITGEGDEAWPRLSKTAVAERLADRIAAHFASETDTMRLVSKG, from the coding sequence ATGACGGCGTCGCATCGCATCGTATTGATCGTTTCAGGCGGGATCGCCGCCTACAAGTCGCTGGAGCTGATCCGGCGGCTGCGCGAACGCGGGGTCGCGGTGCGCTGTGTCCTGACCAGGGGTGGCGCCGAATTTGTAACCCCCCTGTCGCTTTCGGCGCTCAGCGAGGACAAGGTCTATACGGACCTGTTCTCCCTGACCGACGAAGCCGAAATGGGACACATCCAGCTGTCGCGTCAGGCGGACCTGATTGTGGTCGCACCGGCCAGCGCGGACATCCTGGCGAAGATGGCCGCCGGCCTCGCGGACGACATCGCAACGACCGTTCTGCTGGCGACGGATAAACCCGTCATGGTAGCGCCCGCCATGAATGTCCGAATGTGGGATCATCCGGCGACACAGGACAACCTCGCGACCCTGAAACGACGCGGCGTCGCGTTCATCGGGCCGGAGGAAGGTCCGATGGCCTGTGGCGAGTTCGGATACGGCCGGCTGAGCGAGCCGGACACCATCGCCACGGCCATTCTGGATGCGTTGAAAAAAGAAACGATATCGAAACCGCCCTTGCTGGCCGGGCGGTCCGCGCTGGTCACGTCGGGCCCGACCCATGAGCCGATCGATCCGGTCCGATACATTGCAAACCGGTCCTCCGGCAAGCAGGGCCATGCCATCGCGGCGGCCCTCTCGGCCCTGGGCGCCCGGGTCACGCTGGTCTCCGGTCCGACCCGACTGGACGATCCCCACGGGGTCGAAACGATCCATGTGGAAAGCGCCGAAGACATGCTGAATGCCTGCCGCAGATCGCTACCGGTGGATGTGGCGGTTTTCGCCGCCGCGGTCGCCGACTGGCGGGTCGAACAGGCCGCCGACAGCAAGTTGAAGAAGCAGGAAGGCAGCGCCCCGCCACCGCTCGCGCTGACCGAAAATCCGGATATCCTGAAGACCGTCGCAGGACTGCCGGAGGGCCGTCCAGACCTGGTTGTCGGTTTCGCCGCCGAAACGGGATCGGTGGTCGAAAAGGCCGTCGCCAAACGGGCCCGGAAGGGCTGCGATTGGATCGTTGCCAATGATGTTTCGACCGGCAGCGGTACCTTCGGAGGTGACGAGAATCAGGTCCATCTGATCACCGGTGAGGGCGACGAAGCCTGGCCGCGCCTGTCCAAGACCGCGGTCGCGGAGCGCCTGGCCGACCGTATCGCCGCGCATTTCGCCTCCGAAACCGACACAATGCGACTCGTCAGCAAAGGGTAA
- the ubiB gene encoding 2-polyprenylphenol 6-hydroxylase, whose translation MFTPIIHLARLVGIARTLARHDALWPLEQVSRRAAPLRVCVWGLKVLFRRHRPGRPGERLAVALADLGPSFVKLGQALSVRADLVGDEVARDLEQLQDGLDPFPTDKAIETIEATLGRPLDVVFSAFDRTPVAAASIAQVHFATTTDGREVAVKVLRPGIEERLERDIGLFRFLARLAEKAHPPIRRLRPVAVVDTFEDWIRVELDLRLEGAAAAELKEYCEGDEGFHVVDVDWERVGQRVLTTERIRGINIDDVDALRAAGHDIEDILARSARIFFLQVFRDGFFHADMHPGNMFIDAEGRLCPVDFGIMGRVTRRQRLFMADTLVGFLGRDYRRVADAHFEIGYVPPTQSRELFTQALRAIGEPVLDKSLNEISVGRLLEQMFRTTERFDMPTQPDLLLLQKTMLVAEGVGRKLNPDVNMWLLARPLIEEWMIANRGPEARIVETVRDTMESLERLPRTLQKAEETLDRLAKTGMNPDGSLREPGGLRENVGFWGPVAVLAVLAAMTFAVFNG comes from the coding sequence ATGTTTACCCCCATCATTCACCTCGCCCGGCTCGTCGGGATCGCGCGGACTCTCGCCCGGCATGACGCGCTGTGGCCGCTGGAACAGGTCAGTCGCCGCGCGGCGCCGCTGCGCGTATGCGTCTGGGGCCTGAAGGTCCTGTTCCGCCGCCATCGTCCGGGGCGCCCGGGGGAGCGGCTCGCCGTCGCGCTGGCGGATCTGGGGCCGAGTTTCGTGAAACTGGGCCAGGCCCTGTCGGTCCGTGCCGATCTGGTCGGTGACGAGGTCGCGCGCGACCTGGAACAGTTGCAGGACGGGCTGGACCCGTTTCCGACGGACAAGGCGATTGAAACGATCGAGGCGACCCTGGGGCGGCCGCTGGACGTGGTGTTTTCGGCGTTCGATCGCACACCGGTCGCCGCGGCCTCCATCGCGCAGGTCCACTTCGCGACGACGACGGATGGGCGTGAGGTCGCGGTCAAGGTGCTGCGCCCCGGGATCGAGGAGCGTCTGGAGCGCGATATCGGTCTGTTCCGTTTCCTGGCGCGCCTGGCGGAAAAGGCACACCCGCCGATCCGGCGTCTGCGGCCGGTTGCGGTGGTCGATACCTTCGAGGACTGGATTCGGGTCGAGCTGGATCTGCGGCTGGAAGGCGCCGCCGCCGCCGAACTGAAGGAATACTGTGAGGGCGACGAGGGTTTCCATGTCGTCGATGTCGACTGGGAACGCGTCGGCCAGCGTGTTCTGACGACCGAGCGCATTCGGGGCATCAATATCGACGATGTCGATGCGCTGCGCGCCGCGGGGCACGATATCGAAGACATCCTGGCGCGGTCTGCGCGGATCTTCTTCCTGCAGGTCTTCCGCGACGGTTTCTTCCATGCAGACATGCATCCCGGCAACATGTTCATCGACGCGGAAGGCCGGCTCTGCCCGGTGGATTTCGGAATCATGGGACGGGTGACCCGGCGCCAGCGGCTGTTCATGGCCGATACTTTGGTCGGGTTTCTGGGCCGGGATTACCGGCGGGTCGCCGATGCGCATTTCGAAATCGGCTATGTCCCACCGACCCAGTCGCGGGAACTGTTTACCCAGGCCCTGCGTGCGATCGGGGAGCCGGTTCTGGACAAATCCCTGAACGAGATTTCCGTCGGTCGCCTGCTGGAGCAGATGTTCCGGACCACGGAACGCTTCGACATGCCGACACAGCCGGACCTTCTGCTGCTGCAGAAGACCATGCTGGTAGCGGAAGGGGTCGGTCGGAAACTCAATCCCGACGTCAATATGTGGCTTCTGGCCCGTCCGCTGATCGAGGAATGGATGATCGCCAACCGCGGGCCCGAGGCACGTATCGTGGAAACGGTGCGCGATACCATGGAAAGCCTGGAGCGCCTGCCCCGTACCCTGCAGAAGGCCGAGGAGACGCTGGACCGCCTCGCCAAGACCGGCATGAACCCGGACGGCAGCCTGCGGGAACCTGGCGGACTCCGGGAAAACGTGGGTTTTTGGGGTCCCGTGGCCGTTCTGGCGGTGCTGGCGGCCATGACCTTTGCGGTCTTCAATGGCTGA
- a CDS encoding class I SAM-dependent methyltransferase: protein MNENSSDNASFGYRDVEAEEKPGLVRGVFSSVASRYDLMNDLMSGGIHRLWKATLIDQIRPRPGQHLLDVAGGTGDIAFRFLEAGGGRVTVCDLTEGMVRVGRDRAIDAARLSGLDWTVGDAQRLPIADGSVDAYTIAFGLRNVTDIETVLREARRVLRPGGKFLCLEFSTVALPVLDRLYDTYSFRVLPALGRWVAKDEESYRYLAESIRRFPPQDVLCDKMRAAGLERVGYRNLSGGIAAIHQGWRI from the coding sequence ATGAACGAAAATTCCAGCGATAACGCGAGCTTCGGCTATCGCGACGTGGAAGCGGAGGAAAAGCCCGGCCTGGTGCGCGGGGTCTTCTCCTCGGTCGCGTCGCGCTATGACCTGATGAACGACCTGATGTCCGGCGGAATCCACCGACTGTGGAAGGCGACGCTGATCGATCAGATTCGTCCTCGTCCCGGACAGCACCTGCTGGATGTCGCCGGCGGGACCGGCGACATCGCCTTCCGCTTTCTGGAAGCCGGCGGCGGTCGGGTGACGGTGTGCGACCTGACCGAAGGCATGGTCCGGGTCGGGCGGGACCGCGCGATCGACGCGGCGCGGCTGAGTGGTCTGGATTGGACCGTGGGCGACGCGCAGCGCCTGCCGATCGCCGACGGCAGCGTCGATGCCTATACGATCGCCTTCGGCCTGCGCAACGTCACCGACATAGAGACCGTTCTCCGGGAGGCCCGCCGTGTGCTGCGCCCGGGCGGCAAGTTCCTGTGCCTCGAATTCAGCACCGTGGCCCTGCCGGTCCTCGACCGGCTCTATGACACCTATTCCTTCCGGGTGCTGCCCGCGCTGGGCCGCTGGGTCGCGAAGGATGAGGAGAGCTACCGCTATCTGGCGGAATCGATCCGCCGTTTTCCGCCGCAGGACGTGCTGTGCGACAAGATGCGGGCGGCGGGGCTGGAACGCGTCGGGTACCGCAACCTGTCGGGCGGCATCGCCGCGATCCATCAGGGCTGGCGGATCTAG